ACATCTAAAGTCTAACATCTAAAGTCTAATATCTAACGTCTATAATCTAATGTCTAAAGTCTTTTTCATAACCGGAATAGATACCGATGCCGGCAAGAGCATGGCAACGGGAATGCTGGCAAAGTACCTGCTGGCAAAGGGGGTTAACGTAATCACCCAAAAGCTGATCCAAACAGGGTGTGTGGGCGTATCGGAGGATATCATTACCCACCGTAAGCTGATGGGGATGGAGCTACAGCCCGTGGATACCGACTATACCACCTGCCCGATAGTGTTTACCTACCCCTGCTCGCCACATCTCGCTGCCGAGATCGATAGGCGCGAGATCAACCTCGATCTTTCACGCCAATCAACCCAAAAGCTGAAGGAAGCCTACGATGTGGTACTGCTTGAAGGGGCCGGAGGTATAATGGTGCCCATCACCCGCAGCTACTACACCGTCGACTACGTGAAGGACGAGCAGCTGCCCGTAATTCTTGTTACCTCGTCGAAGCTGGGGAGCATTAACCATACGCTGCTGAGCCTTGAGGCGCTCTTTAGCCGCGGCATCGAGGTGGCGGGTATAATCTACAACAAGTACCCTGCCGGAAGTGCCGAGATTACCGCCGATTCCATCAGGGTTATCGCCGACTTCATCCACCAGCATGGAAAGAACATTCCCCTTGCCGAGATGGGCGAGGTGAAGGATGGTGAGGTGTTTGATTTTTCGGGATTGAGATTTGAGATTTGAGATTTTCTATGATCTTGCGTCTTGTGTCTTGATACTCCTAAATCAAAATCACCAGCATCGCCACGGCAAAAATGGCAATGGAGCAGATGATGAGGTAAAGGAAGAGCAGCAGAAATGCCTTAAGTACCGACTTTACGATCTTCTCGCGGTAGAAGTTGGCGAGGCTTAGCACGAAGTAGATAACGGTTGCCCAGAATAGAAGGGTGCCTATGGTGTGCTTGGCCGAGATAAGCATCTCCCAAACAAGAGAGAGCGAAATGGCAAAGTAGAGCACCACATGCTGATGCACCGACAGGATAAGGTGCCCGATGTAGAAGCGCTCTTTGCTCCGGTAAACCAGCATCAGCAGAAGGGCGAAAACGGGCATCAGGAAGAGCACCGAAAACGATAGGTAGCGTAAAAATCTTTGTAAAAGTTCCTTGCGCGAAACGCCCGTGAGGTTCTTCTTGGCATGTCGTTCCAGCGTGCTCATCGAGCTGTCGTTCTCGTTTTCGAAGATGATAACGTCGCTCTCCTTCTCCCTTTCGTCTGCCTTCACCTCCTGTTTCCCTTTAAGGATTTCATTCTTGGAGGTACGTGCGGCGCTATCGGGGGGTAATGCTGCCGTTTGGTGTTGCTGCTCGGATTTCTTCTGCTGGAGGGTATCAACCAGCGGCTTGTTATTTAGAACCTTTGCCTCCTGATCGAAGTCCTGCGTAAGCGGAACCAAAATACCGAACAGGAGGATACTGGCAAAGAAGTAGAGCTTAAAGGGGTGTACGTGGCGGGCTATGCGTCCGTTCATGTACTCGCGGGCAAGGTATCCCGGCCTAAGGAGCAGGTCGCGCATCGTATGGCCCAGCTGCTTGTCGACGGCGTAGTTGGTGTCGAGGTACGAGAGGACGGAGTCCTTAAACGGCTGGTTGGCAATAAAGGCATGCTGCCCGCACACCGAGCAGTACTGCCCGTGCAGCTCGTGACCGCAGTTCTTGCAGTGCGCGTAGGGGGGCATCGACCTAACGTAGCGCCGTTGATGGCGCTTTATCCGTATCAGCTTATATCGTAGGTAGCGCAGAATCATCGGAGCGATTGCTGGTGCCTATGCAATTTAGCATTTTGCGGCAGCACGAGCATAATTCCCCTAGTGCTTTCGACTGTTACGCTAGCTTTCTTTAAGTCATCGCTCTTTATCTTCTAATCCCTAGTTTAGAAATACCAGCGCTCCTATGGCCCCTACCGCCAATAGGGTAATAAACGAGTAGATGGATAGCAGAAGCAGCGCTTTTAGAAGAGCCTTTGCTATGCGTTGCTCGTAAAATTTGGCGATACTGATCGTTAGGTACACCATCATGGCCAGAAAGATCCAAAAGTTGGGAGATGCACTATTGGGGAAGATCATTCCCCAAATCAACGATAGCGAAAGTGCCAAGAAGAGCACCACATGCAGGTGAACCGAAAGTATTAGGTGGCCAAGGTAGTAGCGCTCCTTGTGCCGGTAGACGAGCATCAGCAGTAGGGCAAAGATAGGCATCAGGAAGAGTACGGCAAACGAGCTGTAGCTGATGGCCTTTTGGGTAAGCTCCTTTTTGGATACGCTCGTTAGGTTCCTAAATAGTATCTTTTCCCATCCCGATTTGGGTGTATAATTCTTGAATTCGTTTATGGCCGCGCTATCTAATTCGATCGTAGCCTCCTGCTTGTTGTTCGACGTTTTGACGGAATCCGGCTTAATGCTTAGGTTGCCAGTACCTATTTTGATGGTGGTATCTTGTTTCAATTCGGACTCTGCTATGTTAACCTTTACCTTTTTGAAGGTGTTTTGTGTGGTGTCGATTATGGGTTTATCGTTGATTATGTCGTTACTCTTGTTAACGCTCCACGAAAGCGGGGTTAACACCCCAAAGAGCAGAATGCTCGAAAAGAAGTAAAGCTTAAACGGATGCACATGCCGGGCTATGCGACCGTTCATGAACTCGCGGGCGAGGTAGCCTGGGCGAATGATGAGGTAACGAAGGGTATGGCCCAACTTGCTATCGAAGGCGTAGTTGGTGTCTAGATAGGTCATTATCGACTGCTTGAAGGCCTGGTTGGTTACAAAGGCCTTTTGGCCGCACACCGAACAATACTGTCCGTGAAGCTCATGCCCGCAGTTTCTGCAGTGAGTGTAGGGGGGTAGGTTCGGTTGTTGGGACTCCTTCTTTTTAACCTTTTTATGTTTGAATAAACGAAAGTTCATGTGATATCGTTAAATGAAGATGGTGAATACAGCTACCAGTACAATGGCTATGATGTTGATTATTGAGTAGAAAAATAGAAGAAACAATGACTTTATGAAGCCCTTAAAGTACCCCTGATGGTAGAACTTTGCTAAACTTACCACCAAGTAAACATACGAACCGAAGATTATCCATCCGGTAATTTGGGGCGATTTAACGAGGGCATCCCACAAAATTCCAATAGAAACAGCAATAAAGGTAAAGCTGTGTAGGTGCACTGCATGAATGAGGTGGCTTAAGTAGCGATGCTCGCGATGCCTACGCCTTAAGTACATTAGCTTGAGCAGTACGGCAAAAATGGGCATAAGGAGCAACATCGATAGGGAAAAATTGCTCATTACCATTTGCTCAACCTCTTCTGGACTCTTGTCCTTGAACTTTTTCTCTGCAATTTTAGTAATAGCTCGCTCGAAAGCTGTTTCTTTCTCGGTATCCCCATCCGTATCGAGCTTAACTTTTACCTCCTTTTTCTCGTCGTTATTTACGAGTAGTTGTTTTGTTGCCTTACCGTTTGATCGGGTGTCTGCTACGCCTTTATCCGTTTGCTCTTTCTTTACTTTTGATGCAGCTGGTTCATCCTTTTTCTCGCTGTCCGAAAGCCCCAAGGCAATACTAAAGAATAGGATGCTAGAAAAGAAGTAGAGTTTAAAAGGGTGGACGTAGCGTTCTATGCGGCCTTGCATGAATTCGCGCGTAAGAAATCCAGGTCTGAAAAATAGGAAGTA
This Acetobacteroides hydrogenigenes DNA region includes the following protein-coding sequences:
- the bioD gene encoding dethiobiotin synthase is translated as MSKVFFITGIDTDAGKSMATGMLAKYLLAKGVNVITQKLIQTGCVGVSEDIITHRKLMGMELQPVDTDYTTCPIVFTYPCSPHLAAEIDRREINLDLSRQSTQKLKEAYDVVLLEGAGGIMVPITRSYYTVDYVKDEQLPVILVTSSKLGSINHTLLSLEALFSRGIEVAGIIYNKYPAGSAEITADSIRVIADFIHQHGKNIPLAEMGEVKDGEVFDFSGLRFEI
- a CDS encoding DUF3667 domain-containing protein; this translates as MILRYLRYKLIRIKRHQRRYVRSMPPYAHCKNCGHELHGQYCSVCGQHAFIANQPFKDSVLSYLDTNYAVDKQLGHTMRDLLLRPGYLAREYMNGRIARHVHPFKLYFFASILLFGILVPLTQDFDQEAKVLNNKPLVDTLQQKKSEQQHQTAALPPDSAARTSKNEILKGKQEVKADEREKESDVIIFENENDSSMSTLERHAKKNLTGVSRKELLQRFLRYLSFSVLFLMPVFALLLMLVYRSKERFYIGHLILSVHQHVVLYFAISLSLVWEMLISAKHTIGTLLFWATVIYFVLSLANFYREKIVKSVLKAFLLLFLYLIICSIAIFAVAMLVILI
- a CDS encoding DUF3667 domain-containing protein, whose translation is MNFRLFKHKKVKKKESQQPNLPPYTHCRNCGHELHGQYCSVCGQKAFVTNQAFKQSIMTYLDTNYAFDSKLGHTLRYLIIRPGYLAREFMNGRIARHVHPFKLYFFSSILLFGVLTPLSWSVNKSNDIINDKPIIDTTQNTFKKVKVNIAESELKQDTTIKIGTGNLSIKPDSVKTSNNKQEATIELDSAAINEFKNYTPKSGWEKILFRNLTSVSKKELTQKAISYSSFAVLFLMPIFALLLMLVYRHKERYYLGHLILSVHLHVVLFLALSLSLIWGMIFPNSASPNFWIFLAMMVYLTISIAKFYEQRIAKALLKALLLLSIYSFITLLAVGAIGALVFLN
- a CDS encoding DUF3667 domain-containing protein encodes the protein MLFRFFKYHFTKRKRSYRYVATPPPYSHCKNCGKELHGKYCAACGQQAIITNQPLRESIATYFDTYYALDRRVGFTLYFLFFRPGFLTREFMQGRIERYVHPFKLYFFSSILFFSIALGLSDSEKKDEPAASKVKKEQTDKGVADTRSNGKATKQLLVNNDEKKEVKVKLDTDGDTEKETAFERAITKIAEKKFKDKSPEEVEQMVMSNFSLSMLLLMPIFAVLLKLMYLRRRHREHRYLSHLIHAVHLHSFTFIAVSIGILWDALVKSPQITGWIIFGSYVYLVVSLAKFYHQGYFKGFIKSLFLLFFYSIINIIAIVLVAVFTIFI